In Palaemon carinicauda isolate YSFRI2023 chromosome 21, ASM3689809v2, whole genome shotgun sequence, the following proteins share a genomic window:
- the LOC137614857 gene encoding uncharacterized protein gives MYIIRGVRNQSTGMSPFELLFGRRPRTILSSVKERILKLGDNEVPLSQYISELNKKLSDLHSIAKTNLITAQEKMKINYDKKAKTRSFKVGDAVLLYHPLAGSPLREKYQGPYTITQRISPTNYIIATPDKHKPGRCTMLDHDIKLQPGAAPIKQAFYRTSQKKLGIMKEENSRNGKKERQEVKEIARHESEDARHAKKMEAREIARWEEREGEKAGWEERVESTWQDCQRVEPEKINSAQFRGTGTVECSCKVVNSNSCDPCFARSRVECGDYTEIYREIH, from the exons atgtacatcatacgaggagttcgaaatcagtctactggtatgtcaccttttgaactactcttcggtcgacggccacgaactatcctcagttcagtcaaagaacgcatcctgaagttgggagataatgaggtacctctttcccaatatatttcagaactcaacaagaaactttcagatcttcactccattgccaaaactaacttgataacagctcaagagaagatgaagattaactatgataaaaaggctaaaaccagaagtttcaaagtaggagatgcagtgctgctataccatccgcttgcaggctctcccctacgagagaaataccagggaccttataccatcactcaacgtatctcgccaaccaactatataatcgccactccagataagc ataaaccaggcagatgcaccatgctagatcatgacatcaaactacaaccaggtgctgcacccattaaacaagctttctatcgaacatcacagaagaaattgggtatcatgaaagaagaa AACAGTAGGAACGGGAAAAAAGAGAGACAGGAGGTaaaagaaattgcaagacatgagaGTGAGGATGCAAGGCATGCAAagaaaatggaagcaagagaaattgcaagatgggaagaaagagagggagaaaaggCCGGATGGGAAGAAAGAGTAGAGAGCACCTGGCAAGATTGTCAAAGGGTTGAACCTGAAAAAATCAATTCTGCACAATTCCGGGGaactggaactgttgaatgctcgtgcaaggttgtCAACTCCAACAGTTGTGACCCCTGCTTTGCACGATCCCGAGTTGAATGTGGTGATTACACAGAGATTTATCGCGAAATTCATTGA